The following coding sequences are from one Odocoileus virginianus isolate 20LAN1187 ecotype Illinois chromosome 7, Ovbor_1.2, whole genome shotgun sequence window:
- the LOC110122841 gene encoding spermadhesin-1 — translation MKLSSAIPWALLLSTGPGSSRAEGGQVLCAQHHPWKHSLSSQDARSSVDSLDWLPRNTNCGGILKEESGVIATYYGPETNCVWTIQMPQEYQVRVTIQNLHLNCDKESLEIIDGLPGSSVLGKICEGSLLDYRSSANIMTVKYIRKPDHPTSSYEVLYFQDPQA, via the exons ATGAAGCTGTCCAGCGCCATCCCTTGGGCCTTGCTGCTCAGCACAG GACCCGGCTCTTCCCGGGCCGAGGGCGGGCAAGTACTGTGCGCCCAGCACCACCCCTGGAAGCACAGCCTGTCCTCACAGGATGCGCGCT CCTCAGTGGATTCATTAGACTGGCTCCCCC GGAATACTAACTGTGGGGGAATCCTCAAAGAAGAGTCTGGAGTGATCGCCACCTATTACGGACCGGAAACTAACTGTGTCTGGACTATCCAGATGCCACAAGAGTACCAAGTTAGGGTGACTATCCAGAACCTCCA CCTCAACTGTGATAAAGAGTCCCTGGAGATTATAGATGGgctgccaggatcttctgtcttaGGGAAGATTTGTGAAGGTTCACTCCTGGACTATAGATCTTCTGCCAATATCATGACTGTCAAGTACATCAGAAAGCCTGACCACCCAACTTCTTCCTATGAAGTGTTATACTTTCAGGATCCACAAG CTTAG
- the LOC110122840 gene encoding uncharacterized protein C10orf120 homolog gives MIREWENGCPKIGKQRARDSRTQEKMTTEGKLNKNGTPMQAFNISDSFLNKESLYSQGDLCPASPLGIWTKFYKSDPRIALGKYSPLEKEILRLGGVHTVAARRFLTYKQEEEQKMLKELQTLSSDYKRVVDYKLQHTPPCATCGPLGKMWTAKVIVSPEEFRMPRRERLNISKHIERMQLARALRSKQLLPYIERFRGSSLLPSGDLGSTARARAGEGQDDGNDAHQEGRGKVESKTSKRQEIKMNVIFKSEEPKKCITYHPNDLKPFLPAKKVERSITGLTNRSLLHVAEFPGDLLLMNQDFLSRGIYPSYASQATSLEKENAWKEYMCKTASHHY, from the exons ATGATCAGAGAATGGGAGAATGGCTGTCCGAAGATTGGAAAACAGAGGGCTAGAGATTCAAGGACCCAAGAAAAGATGACTACAGAGGGGAAGTTAAATAAGAATGGAACACCAATGCAAGCATTCAATATAAGCGATTCCTTCCTGAATAAAGAGTCCCTGTACTCCCAAGGGGATCTATGCCCTGCTTCACCACTGGG GATATGGACCAAATTCTACAAGTCAGACCCACGCATTGCCCTCGGGAAATACTCCCCCTTGGAGAAAGAGATCCTA CGTCTAGGTGGCGTTCACACCGTGGCAGCCAGGAGGTTTCTGACTTACAAGCAAGAGGAAGAACAGAAAATGCTCAAGGAACTACAGACACTGTCTTCAGACTACAAACGGGTGGTGGActataaactgcagcacaccccTCCTTGTGCCACCTGTGGGCCCCTGGGGAAAATGTGGACAGCCAAGGTGATCGTGTCCCCGGAGGAGTTCAGGATGCCCCGGCGGGAAAGGCTGAACATCAGCAAGCACATAGAGCGTATGCAGCTGGCAAGAGCCCTGCGGAGCAAGCAGCTCTTACCCTACATTGAAAGGTTTAGGGGCTCTTCGCTTCTGCCTTCAGGGGACCTGGGCTCCACGGCAAgggccagggctggggaaggCCAGGATGATGGCAACGATGCCCATCAAGAGGGGAGAGGCAAGGTGGAGAGCAAAACCtccaaaagacaagaaataaaaatgaatgtcatTTTCAAGTCAGAAGAACCCAAAAAATGCATAACGTACCATCCAAATGATCTAAAACCGTTCCTCCCCGCAAAGAAAGTGGAAAGGTCCATCACTGGCTTAACAAACAGAAGTCTTTTGCACGTGGCAGAATTTCCTGGAGACCTCTTGCTAATGAATCAGGATTTTCTGTCTCGGGGGATCTACCCCAGTTATGCATCACAGGCCACCAGCCTGGAAAAAGAGAATGCCTGGAAAGAGTACATGTGCAAAACTGCTTCCCATcattattaa
- the LOC110125150 gene encoding spermadhesin Z13-like, which produces MKLSSAIPWVLLLSTATLDSTDGLPFKDKNLCGGFYEEEYGVILPYLGLHTECLWIINMDPGYKILLEVRHLYLNCDKESLEIIDGPPESSSSWKICEASYAEYTSSTNIMTIKYTRKPNHPVSVFLLLFHRVL; this is translated from the exons ATGAAGCTGTCCAGCGCCATCCCTTGGGTCTTGCTGCTCAGCACAG ccaCACTGGATTcaactgatgggcttccct ttaaagataaaaatttgtgTGGGGGCTTTTATGAAGAGGAATATGGAGTGATCCTCCCCTATCTGGGACTGCACACGGAATGCCTCTGGATCATCAACATGGACCCAGGTTACAAAATTCTTTTGGAAGTACGCCATCTCTA CCTCAATTGTGATAAAGAGTCTCTGGAGATTATAGATGGGCCACCAGAATCTTCTAGCTCATGGAAGATTTGTGAAGCTTCATATGCGGAATACACATCTTCTACCAATATCATGACCATCAAATACACAAGAAAGCCCAACCACCCTGTCTCTGTCTTCTTATTACTTTTCCACCGTGTGTTGTAG